In Capsicum annuum cultivar UCD-10X-F1 chromosome 7, UCD10Xv1.1, whole genome shotgun sequence, one genomic interval encodes:
- the LOC107876786 gene encoding uncharacterized protein LOC107876786, protein MASNSTPGTSATATTSNVPVPVVLPYAKPFPDVSNIEIFANENLKSCKEGKVIWEALIKKFTAEDVTKQKFVVGKFYNWQMSDVKEIKIQINEYQNLLEDLKAKDITLPEKFVAGVLIEKLPESWNDYKNNLKHKQTNFTIEKIINHILIEDTNRNESFKSKQAALNANLVQGQHSNNRRYRIRNNKEMRNPPKANLAERDEIIAAVISEVNMVAHIKEWSVDSGATRHICTNREAFAFYTSIGDDSEVVYLGYSRTAKVLGKGKVLLKLTSGKTLALMDVLHVPTMQANLISVALLDKVGMKVFTKLYLLRNKDDVFDDFVSYKSEIENQLSREIKRIRSDRGGEYVSLNAFCEK, encoded by the exons atggCAAGTAATTCTACTCCTGGTACTTCTGCTACCGCAACAACTTCTAATGTTCCTGTTCCGGTTGTTCTACCATATGCGAAGCCGTTTCCTGatgtttcaaatattgaaatattcGCTAATGAAAACTTGAAAAG TTGCAAAGAAGGAAAAGTCATCTGGGAAGCTTTAATCAAGAAGTTTACAGCTGAAGATGTAACCAAACAAAAGTTTGTGGTTGGAAAATTTTACAATTGGCAAATGAGTGatgtgaaagaaataaaaattcaaataaatgaatatCAAAATCTGTTAGAAGATTTGAAGGCTAAGGACATCACTTTACCAGAAAAATTTGTTGCAGGGGtattgattgaaaaattgcctGAATCATGGAATGACTATAAAAATAACTTGAAACATAAGCAGACAAATTTTACTATtgagaaaataataaatcatattctAATTGAAGATACCAACAGAAATGAGTCATTCAAATCTAAGCAGGCTGCGCTCAATGCAAATTTAGTACAAGGTCAACACAGCAACAATAGAAG GTACAGAATtagaaataacaaagaaatgagAAATCCTCCCAAAGCTAATTTAGCTGAAAGAGATGAAATAATTGCAGCTGTTATTTCTGAAGTAAATATGGTGGCACATATAAAAGAATGGTCAGTAGACTCTGGAGCTACTCGACACATTTGTACAAATCGAGAAGCATTTGCCTTCTATACATCAATAGGAGATGATAGTGAAGTAGTCTACCTTGGATACTCAAGAACTGCTAAAGTCTTGGGCAAGGGTAAAGTACTCCTAAAACTCACTTCGGGAAAAACTTTAGCCCTAATGGATGTGCTACATGTTCCTACAATGCAAGCAAACCTGATTTCTGTGGCTTTGCTAGATAAAGTTGGAATGAAAGT ATTTACTAAGTTGTATTTGCTTAGAAACAAAGATGatgtatttgatgattttgtgtcttataaatCTGAAATTGAAAATCAGCTTAGTAgagaaatcaagagaattagatctgACAGAGGTGGAGAATATGTATCTTTGAATGCTTTTTGTGAAAAATAA